The Centroberyx gerrardi isolate f3 chromosome 12, fCenGer3.hap1.cur.20231027, whole genome shotgun sequence genome has a window encoding:
- the LOC139918962 gene encoding adenosine receptor A1, producing the protein MEFVWLYSLCQCILSVSVIVVSVRLCMAGSGSGTAAGAQKGPQGARPHGGSVSSCLRLCLGWVGAVGGALGVPVSVLLNLRSPQCLYTCITLVCCPLLVRQFTMFLLLLLTLDAHLQHHLADRYSSVVTRQRALCVVLLCWVGSVLSSFAQFIGSDVLDARGRGGTGGSAGLGLDGNWTTSSPSPPPHPKYPQDLSVIGKYLPYGGFLSKFYVEDLHNFTYAEIHSSHWGVCAPDTVLSPQFLVYVHGVMAFLLPLLGLLAIYLDLLRMKPRQSPFGPAEPPKRDPSQVRSLALSLSLLVLLCLPLHITHALLIFTPSTRPPIWAYPVATVLSQLYSLVPPLLFTPAKKQAEGERASFPLSLPHLPPAVAPSRSKAVPRALCEAVQAAPWRSGKCSLKAKVCPEV; encoded by the exons ATGGAATTCGTGTGGCTCTACTCCCTGTGCCAGTGCatcctgtctgtttctgtaATTGTGGTGAGTGTGCGGTTGTGTATGGCTGGCAGTGGCAGCGGTACAGCAGCGGGCGCCCAGAAGGGTCCCCAGGGCGCCAGGCCCCACGGCGGGAGCGTCTCATCCTGCCTCCGGCTGTGCTTAGGCTGGGTGGGAGCCGTGGGCGGTGCGCTGGGAGTACCTGTGTCTGTGCTACTCAACCTGCGATCCCCCCAGTGTCTGTACACCTGTATCACACTGGTGTGTTGCCCCCTGTTGGTCAGGCAGTTTACCATGTTCCTGttactgctgctcaccctggaTGCCCACCTGCAGCATCACTTGGCAGACAG GTACTCGTCAGTGGTGACCCGTCAGCGGGCTCTGTGTGTGGTCCTGCTGTGCTGGGTGGGCTCTGTTCTGTCCTCTTTCGCCCAGTTCATCGGCTCAGATGTCCTGGACGCCCGGGGCAGAGGTGGGACTGGCGGCTCGGCTGGCTTGGGGCTGGACGGCAACTGGAcgacctcctctccttcccctcccccgCACCCCAAGTACCCTCAGGACCTCTCGGTCATTGGGAAGTACCTCCCTTACGGAGGCTTCCTGTCCAAGTTTTACGTGGAAGACCTGCACAACTTCACCTATGCCGAGATTCACAGCAGCCACTGGGGAGTGTGCGCCCCCGACACTGTTCTCAGCCCCCAGTTCCTGGTCTACGTCCATGGGGTGATGGCGTTCCTGCTCCCCTTGCTTGGACTGCTGGCCATCTACCTGGACCTGCTGCGCATGAAGCCCAGGCAGTCCCCCTTTGGTCCCGCAGAACCCCCTAAACGCGACCCGTCCCAGGTCCGTTCCCTggctctgtccctctcccttctcGTTCTGCTGTGTCTGCCCCTCCACATTACCCACGCCCTCCTGATTTTCACCCCCAGCACCAGGCCCCCCATCTGGGCTTATCCGGTTGCCACGGTCCTCTCCCAGCTGTACAGTCTCGTGCCCCCGCTGCTCTTCACCCCTGCTAAGAAACAAGCGGAAGGAGAACGGgcatcctttcctctctctctcccccaccttcCACCTGCGGTCGCCCCCTCCAGGAGCAAAGCCGTTCCCAGGGCCTTGTGTGAGGCAGTGCAGGCGGCTCCCTGGCGCTCAGGCAAATGCTCCCTCAAAGCCAAAGTGTGCCCAGAAGTTTGA
- the rps19 gene encoding small ribosomal subunit protein eS19, with protein MPGVTVKDVNQQEFVRALAAFLKKSGKLKVPDWVDLVKLAKHKELAPSDENWFYIRAASTVRHLYLRGGAGVGSMTKIYGGRKRNGVCPAHFSVGSKNVARKVLQALELLKMVEKDPNGGRRLTAQGTRDLDRIAGQVAAANKKTV; from the exons ATGCCAGGTGTCACAGTGAAAGACGTCAATCAGCAGGAGTTTGTCCGTGCCCTGGCAGCCTTCCTGAAGAA GTCAGGAAAGCTGAAGGTGCCAGATTGGGTGGACCTTGTCAAGCTGGCTAAGCACAAGGAGCTGGCCCCCAGTGATGAGAACTGGTTCTACATCAGAGCTG CATCCACAGTCCGCCACCTGTACCTCCGTGGGGGTGCTGGTGTGGGCTCCATGACCAAGATCTATGGAGGTCGCAAGAGGAACGGCGTTTGCCCTGCTCACTTCAGCGTAGGATCCAAGAATGTGGCCCGCAAGGTGCTGCAGGCCCTCGAGCTGCTCAAGATGGTAGAGAAGGATCCCAACGG tGGTCGCAGACTAACCGCCCAGGGAACCAGAGACCTGGACAGAATTGCTGGCCAG gttgCAGCTGCAAACAAGAAAACTGTTTAA